In the genome of Doryrhamphus excisus isolate RoL2022-K1 chromosome 11, RoL_Dexc_1.0, whole genome shotgun sequence, one region contains:
- the LOC131138352 gene encoding LOW QUALITY PROTEIN: bile acid-CoA:amino acid N-acyltransferase-like (The sequence of the model RefSeq protein was modified relative to this genomic sequence to represent the inferred CDS: substituted 1 base at 1 genomic stop codon) codes for MEAKHRAVQLSVRPSRGLVDDKFVITVQNAPPGVRLTVHAFHRCEDGHGWESFAHYMSDVGGAIDGTPSTKNTLDMSWNTVFVFVVSRDASLGGTYSWVEQMGLMWSLRPVPGSEPGLRLRKKNVQTPMEFTISVHGGYITEGFMDRVALASHAVERWYMAPGVRRIPVTKDGLSATLFLPSGTVQTTQKPSHDEXYKTSQGPGPFPGILDLWGGASQLVEYRAALLASHGFASLALDYLTPKIVQELGKLVDESYFEKAFGFLQQHPQVLADRIAMLGLCFGCTYLLRVLTYSDVVKPKCAVCISGSHLQPKSIKQEDLFAFYNQHSDKIQVNEKNQNILKMMFLPISTLTLKADVGRVQCPLLLVVGEDDQSWPASESAVDMKEMMERAGNSHLLTILSYPDAGHLIEPPYSPHTKASSFHSVTLLRKITAVWGGQCAPHAYAQEDSWKKMLAFLHHHLYAGYYRPRGPVTQLTAKF; via the exons ATGGAGGCGAAGCATCGTGCGGTCCAGTTGTCGGTGCGTCCGTCCAGAGGACTGGTGGACGATAAGTTTGTCATCACGGTCCAGAATGCGCCCCCTGGCGTCCGGCTCACCGTCCACGCCTTCCACCGCTGCGAGGACGGACACGGCTGGGAGTCATTCGCTCACTACATGTCCGATGTCGGCGGCGCCATTGATGGTACGCCATCcacaaaaaacactttggaCATGTCCTGGAACACCGTCTTTGTCTTTGTAGTGTCCCGGGATGCCAGCTTGGGGGGGACGTACTCCTGGGTGGAACAAATGGGTCTCATGTGGAGCCTCAGACCAGTTCCGGGCAGCGAACCCGGACTCAG gtTGAGGAAGAAGAACGTGCAGACCCCCATGGAGTTCACCATCTCAGTTCATGGGGGTTACATCACTGAGGGCTTCATGGACCGCGTGGCGCTGGCCTCTCATGCAGTGGAGCGCTGGTACATGGCGCCCGGCGTCCGCAGGATCCCCGTCACTAAAGACGGACTTTCCGcgaccctcttcctgccttcAGGTACAGTCCAGACCACACAAAAACCCTCACATGATGAATAATATAAAACCTCACAAGGACCCGGACCTTTCCCGGGTATCCTGGACCTGTGGGGAGGTGCGAGCCAGCTGGTGGAATATCGTGCGGCGCTGCTCGCTTCCCACGGCTTCGCTTCACTGGCTCTTGACTACCTGACCCCTAAAATCGTCCAGGAGTTGGGAAAGTTGGTGGACGAGTCGTACTTTGAG AAGGCCTTCGGGTTCCTGCAGCAGCACCCGCAGGTGCTCGCCGACCGCATCGCCATGTTGGGACTCTGCTTCGGGTGCACTTACCTGCTGAGGGTGCTGACTTACTCTGACGTTGTCAAG cCCAAGTGTGCCGTGTGCATCAGTGGATCTCACCTGCAGCCAAAGAGCATCAAACAGGAGGATTTATTTGCTTTCTATAATCA GCATTCAGACAAGATTCAAGTCAACGAGAAGAACCAGAACATCCTTAAAATGATGTTTCTGCCCATCAGTACCCTCACCCTCAAAGCGGAT GTGGGACGTGTGCAGTGTCCTCTGCTGCTGGTGGTGGGCGAGGACGATCAGAGCTGGCCCGCCTCAGAGTCCGCTGTAGAT ATGAAGGAGATGATGGAGCGGGCGGGGAACAGCCACCTGCTGACCATCCTGTCCTACCCCGACGCCGGTCACCTGATTGAGCCCCCGTACTCGCCGCACACCAAAGCCAGCTCCTTCCACTCCGTCACGCTCCTACGGAAGA TCACCGCTGTGTGGGGAGGACAATGCGCGCCCCACGCGTACGCTCAGGAAGATTCCTGGAAGAAGATGCTGGCGTTCCTGCACCACCATCTGTACGCCGGGTACTACCGCCCCCGCGGTCCTGTGACCCAACTCACAGCAAAGTTTTGA
- the LOC131137933 gene encoding P2X purinoceptor 3-like, translating into MWSCIADFFTYETTKSVVVKSWTIGVINRVVQLLIFTYFIGWVFVYEKAYQVRDTAIESSVMTKVKGFGVYNDKVMDVADYVTPTQGASVFCIITKLITTENQVQGRCPESEKNYVCTDDSNCTRLANKPGSYGILTGRCVAFNSTVKTCEIKGWCPAEIDTISSTPMMEVENFTIFIKNSIRFPTFNYTKGNFLPTITDDYIKKCNFDTVNNTYCPIFRVGDVVRYAHQNFTKLADKGGVIGIKIGWMCDLDKSDDQCNPSYSFTRLDAMSQKNAVSTGYNFRFAKYYKMENGTDYRTLVKAYAIRFDVLVNGNAGKFNMIPTLINMVAAFTSIGVGTVLCDIILLNFLRGAEMYKAKKFEEVSDNPVDALSHRLYRSQLSLPNDAPADTSGDLGAYSFGYYC; encoded by the exons ATGTGGTCGTGCATCGCTGACTTCTTCACGTACGAAACCACAAAGTCGGTGGTGGTGAAGAGCTGGACCATCGGCGTCATCAACCGAGTCGTGCAACTCCTCATCTTCACCTACTTCATCGG GTGGGTGTTTGTTTACGAGAAGGCGTACCAGGTGAGGGACACGGCGATCGAGTCGTCGGTCATGACCAAGGTGAAGGGATTCGGAGTCTACAATGACAAAGTCATGGACGTCGCAGACTACGTCACGCCGACGCAG GGAGCTTCCGTCTTCTGCATCATCACCAAACTCATCACAACAGAAAACCAAGTCCAAGGGCGTTGTCCAGAG AGCGAGAAGAATTATGTCTGTACTGACGACAGCAACTGCACTCGACTGGCTAACAAGCCAGGAAGTTACG GAATTCTTACGGGAAGATGCGTTGCTTTCAACAGCACAGTCAAGACGTGTGAAATCAAAGGCTGGTGTCCCGCCGAAATCGATACCATCAGCAG cacccccatgatgGAGGTGGAAAACTTTActattttcatcaaaaacagcaTCCGATTTCCTACCTTCAACTACACCAA AGGCAACTTCCTCCCCACCATCACTGACGACTACATCAAGAAGTGTAACTTTGACACGGTCAACAACACGTACTGCCCCATCTTCCGGGTGGGTGATGTGGTCCGCTACGCACACCAGAACTTCACCAAGCTGGCAGACAAG GGGGGGGTGATCGGGATCAAGATCGGCTGGATGTGTGACCTGGACAAATCCGATGATCAGTGTAACCCGTCCTACTCCTTCACCAGACTGGACGCCATGTCACAGAAGAACGCCGTCTCCACGGGATACAATTTCAG GTTTGCCAAGTATTACAAGATGGAGAACGGGACCGACTACCGCACGCTGGTCAAAGCCTACGCTATCAGGTTTGATGTCCTCGTCAATGGAAAC gcAGGAAAGTTCAACATGATTCCCACGCTTATCAACATGGTGGCAGCGTTCACGTCCATAGGAGTG GGCACGGTGCTGTGTGACATCATCCTGCTCAACTTCCTGCGGGGAGCCGAGATGTACAAGGCCAAGAAGTTTGAAGAG GTGTCGGATAATCCCGTGGACGCTCTGAGCCACAGACTCTATCGCTCCCAGTTGTCGCTTCCAAACGATGCGCCTGCGGATACTTCCGGTGACCTGGGAGCTTATTCCTTCGGGTATTATTGCTAA